One Flavobacterium sp. 90 DNA segment encodes these proteins:
- a CDS encoding TolC family protein produces MKILYKIGITLFTGLILTSCVVGKKYSRAELNSPDKYREEIAVTGDTVLLPWKSYYKDPLLVDLIEKALVKNNEVLIAMKSMEQLDLNYKQAKLSLLPTLDFDAGASRTYQSKNSLNGSLSAQFTSKNYLDDYSANLRMSWEVDIWGKAAMQKRDAKATYFAQKENLSALKTRIIVQVAQAYYDLLGLDEQLKIAQKNIELSDSTLNMMKLQYTAGSISSLALNQSEAQKKTAELLVPLAKANIAVQENALQILCGEYPNTVARAGNLNASEFAVEVPSGIPASLLSRRPDVKASEYAVMSAYAKTGLAKATMYPTLSLSPSIGVNSFQFDTWFNFPGSVTKSIAANLAQPIFRKKQLRTAYQVALLEQEKAAIQFKQSYITAVGEVNDAMSRLKYADERIVLATEKSVSLEKATSDAGLLYKSGMASYLEVIVAQNSSLQNELDVVAIKLEKLNAAINLYRALGGGAQ; encoded by the coding sequence ATGAAAATACTATATAAAATCGGAATTACTTTGTTTACCGGCTTGATTTTAACGTCATGTGTGGTAGGAAAAAAATATTCCCGTGCAGAATTAAATTCACCTGATAAATACCGCGAAGAAATTGCGGTAACGGGAGATACGGTTTTACTTCCGTGGAAAAGTTATTACAAAGATCCATTATTGGTTGATTTAATTGAAAAAGCCCTCGTTAAAAATAACGAGGTGCTTATCGCAATGAAAAGCATGGAACAGTTGGATTTGAATTACAAACAAGCAAAATTATCATTGCTTCCAACACTTGATTTTGATGCAGGAGCAAGTAGAACGTATCAGTCTAAAAACTCGCTGAATGGCTCGTTAAGCGCCCAATTTACGAGTAAAAATTATCTGGATGATTACAGCGCCAATCTTCGTATGTCGTGGGAAGTTGATATTTGGGGAAAAGCTGCAATGCAAAAAAGAGACGCAAAAGCAACTTATTTTGCTCAGAAAGAAAATCTTTCGGCATTAAAAACCAGAATCATTGTTCAGGTAGCACAAGCTTATTATGACCTTTTAGGATTAGACGAACAGCTTAAAATTGCGCAGAAAAATATTGAATTGAGCGACAGCACTTTAAACATGATGAAGTTGCAATATACCGCAGGATCAATAAGTTCTCTTGCATTAAACCAAAGTGAAGCGCAGAAAAAAACAGCCGAATTATTGGTTCCTTTAGCAAAAGCGAATATTGCAGTTCAGGAAAATGCTTTGCAGATTTTATGCGGAGAATATCCAAATACTGTGGCACGTGCAGGAAACTTAAATGCATCAGAATTTGCTGTTGAGGTTCCATCTGGAATTCCAGCTTCGCTTTTAAGTCGAAGACCAGACGTTAAAGCAAGCGAATATGCTGTAATGTCTGCTTATGCAAAAACAGGATTGGCAAAAGCTACGATGTATCCAACATTAAGTTTAAGTCCATCGATTGGAGTAAATTCATTTCAGTTTGATACTTGGTTTAATTTCCCGGGATCTGTAACCAAATCGATTGCAGCAAATTTAGCGCAGCCTATATTTAGAAAGAAACAGTTAAGAACAGCTTATCAGGTTGCACTTTTAGAACAAGAAAAAGCAGCGATTCAGTTTAAGCAATCTTATATAACTGCGGTTGGAGAAGTAAATGATGCGATGTCAAGATTAAAATATGCAGATGAGAGAATTGTTCTTGCGACAGAAAAATCAGTTTCGCTTGAAAAAGCAACTTCAGATGCCGGACTTTTATACAAAAGCGGAATGGCGAGTTATCTTGAAGTAATTGTAGCGCAAAATAGTTCGTTGCAAAATGAACTTGATGTTGTAGCTATAAAATTAGAAAAGCTAAATGCAGCAATAAATTTATACCGCGCTTTAGGCGGAGGAGCGCAATAA
- a CDS encoding efflux RND transporter permease subunit, which translates to MLKKIIDRPVLATVISIVLVILGIIGLTRLSVTRFPDISPPTVMVSGSYPGGNSETVIRSVVTPLEEQINGVENMQYIKSSASNDGSFSISVIFKQGVDPDQAAVNVQNRVQQATPKLPQEVIRMGLTTSKQQNSMIVIFNLYTDDNKKYDELFLQNYANINLVPQMKRVPGVGQVQIFGQKDYSMRIWLDPRKMANAGLVPSDVTQAIADQSLESAPGKLGEESKAALEYVIRYKGKKNKPEQYENIVVKNDGNNLLRLKDVARVEFGSISYSGDNKSNSKNAVTMAILQTSGSNANDIEIGINKEVERLSKSFPPGIKYVNVMSTKDRLDEATGQVKSTLFEAFILVFIVVFIFLQDIRSTIIPAIAVPVAIVGTFFFLLVFGFTINILTLFALVLAIGIVVDDAIVVVEAVHSKMEEDAGISAKEATHSAMAEITGAVVSITLVMSAVFIPIGFMTGSSGIFYKQFAYTLAIAIIISAVNALTLTPALCALLLKNHGDKHGNHEHKTSFKDRFFVGFNTGFNNFTGRYIKGVRFLVGRKWIAAGLVTGITALAIYMMMSTPKSFVPLEDDGFMVYSLSMPPGTALDRTTEVVQRMEKILESEKAIDVNTSITGFNILSNSSSTAYGLGFIKLKPKKDRGEVKDIDEILNSVTAKLSKIKEGSVMVFRMPPVEGFGVTSGAEIVLQDRMARSPEVLKAMSDKVIGQIMQQPGVQYAYTTFRADYPQLELEVDEDKARQMGVNIKELLGNIQTYFAGDQSSDFTRFGKFYRVNVKADGIFRMDQDAFNEIFVRNAEMKMVPVKSIVRFHKVYGPESVNRYNLYNSVNITAMALPGYSNGQIMGNLEKVLDKLPADYSYEWTGLSLEEKAGGNQTIAIFGLCLLFVFFLLAAQYESYLLPLAVLLSIPTGILGAFAGVKAVGLDNNIYVQVGLIMLVGLLAKNAILIVEFALQRRLSGLSIVEAAIEGARSRLRPIIMTSLAFIVGMIPLMFAAGGTAVGNRSISVSASIGMLSGVILGVFVIPLLFIVFQYLQEKVSGKKTVVQTIKE; encoded by the coding sequence ATGTTAAAAAAAATAATAGACAGGCCAGTATTGGCGACAGTAATTTCCATTGTTCTGGTGATCTTGGGTATTATTGGTCTTACAAGATTATCGGTTACCAGATTTCCTGATATTTCGCCTCCAACAGTAATGGTTAGTGGTTCGTATCCGGGAGGAAATAGTGAAACAGTAATCCGTTCTGTAGTAACTCCGTTAGAAGAGCAGATTAATGGTGTTGAAAATATGCAGTACATTAAATCTTCTGCCAGTAATGACGGATCTTTTTCGATCAGCGTTATTTTCAAACAAGGTGTAGATCCGGATCAGGCTGCGGTAAACGTTCAAAACAGAGTACAGCAAGCGACTCCAAAACTTCCGCAAGAAGTAATCAGAATGGGACTTACAACGTCGAAACAGCAAAATAGTATGATTGTTATTTTCAACTTGTATACAGATGATAACAAAAAGTACGACGAGCTTTTTCTTCAGAATTATGCTAATATCAATCTGGTTCCACAAATGAAACGTGTTCCTGGTGTTGGTCAGGTTCAGATTTTTGGTCAGAAGGATTATTCGATGAGAATTTGGCTTGACCCAAGAAAAATGGCAAATGCAGGTTTGGTTCCATCTGATGTTACGCAGGCAATTGCAGATCAAAGTTTAGAATCTGCTCCGGGAAAATTGGGAGAAGAATCAAAAGCGGCTTTAGAATATGTAATTCGATATAAAGGAAAGAAAAACAAACCGGAGCAATATGAAAATATTGTAGTTAAAAATGACGGTAATAATTTGTTGCGTCTTAAAGATGTCGCAAGAGTAGAATTTGGTTCAATCTCTTATAGCGGGGATAATAAATCGAACAGTAAAAATGCGGTTACAATGGCAATTTTACAGACTTCGGGTTCTAATGCAAACGATATTGAAATTGGGATTAATAAAGAAGTAGAGCGATTATCGAAGTCTTTTCCTCCCGGAATTAAATACGTGAACGTAATGAGTACCAAAGATCGTTTGGACGAAGCGACAGGACAGGTAAAATCGACTTTGTTTGAAGCTTTTATTTTGGTATTTATTGTTGTATTTATATTCCTGCAGGACATTCGCTCGACGATTATTCCAGCTATTGCAGTGCCAGTGGCGATTGTAGGAACTTTTTTCTTTTTGTTGGTTTTTGGATTTACGATTAACATTCTAACACTTTTTGCGTTGGTTTTGGCGATCGGAATTGTAGTCGATGATGCTATTGTTGTGGTAGAAGCCGTTCACAGTAAAATGGAAGAAGACGCAGGGATTTCAGCCAAAGAAGCGACTCACAGTGCAATGGCAGAAATTACCGGAGCAGTAGTTTCGATTACTTTGGTTATGTCGGCAGTATTTATTCCAATTGGTTTTATGACAGGATCTTCGGGGATTTTTTATAAACAATTTGCTTATACTTTGGCAATTGCGATTATTATTTCGGCTGTAAATGCCTTGACGTTAACGCCTGCTTTATGTGCACTTCTATTAAAAAACCATGGTGACAAACACGGAAATCACGAACATAAAACCAGTTTTAAAGACCGTTTTTTTGTGGGTTTCAATACGGGTTTCAACAATTTTACCGGAAGATATATCAAAGGTGTTCGTTTTCTTGTGGGAAGAAAATGGATTGCAGCAGGATTGGTTACCGGAATAACTGCCCTTGCAATTTATATGATGATGTCAACGCCAAAAAGTTTCGTTCCGCTTGAAGATGATGGATTTATGGTGTACAGTTTATCGATGCCACCGGGAACAGCGCTTGATCGTACAACTGAAGTAGTTCAGAGAATGGAGAAAATATTAGAATCAGAAAAAGCGATTGATGTTAATACGAGTATTACTGGATTTAATATTTTGAGTAACAGTTCCAGTACCGCATACGGATTGGGTTTTATTAAATTAAAGCCTAAAAAAGATAGAGGTGAAGTTAAAGATATTGATGAAATTTTGAATAGTGTTACGGCCAAATTATCCAAAATCAAAGAAGGTTCGGTTATGGTATTCAGAATGCCGCCTGTAGAAGGATTTGGTGTAACGAGTGGTGCCGAAATTGTATTGCAGGACAGAATGGCAAGAAGTCCGGAAGTTTTAAAAGCAATGTCAGATAAAGTGATCGGACAAATTATGCAGCAACCCGGAGTTCAATATGCGTATACGACTTTTAGAGCTGATTATCCGCAGCTGGAATTGGAAGTTGATGAAGACAAAGCGCGTCAAATGGGAGTAAATATCAAAGAGCTGTTAGGAAATATTCAGACGTATTTTGCGGGAGATCAATCATCAGATTTTACCCGATTTGGTAAGTTTTACAGAGTTAATGTAAAAGCCGATGGAATCTTCAGAATGGATCAGGATGCATTTAACGAAATTTTTGTTAGAAATGCAGAGATGAAGATGGTTCCTGTAAAATCAATCGTGAGATTCCATAAAGTTTACGGGCCGGAATCGGTGAATCGTTACAACCTTTATAATTCGGTAAATATTACCGCAATGGCATTGCCGGGTTACAGTAACGGTCAGATTATGGGTAATTTAGAAAAAGTTTTAGATAAACTTCCAGCTGATTACAGTTATGAATGGACAGGTTTAAGTCTGGAAGAAAAAGCAGGAGGAAACCAAACGATTGCCATTTTTGGATTATGTCTGTTGTTTGTATTCTTTTTATTGGCAGCACAATATGAAAGTTATTTATTGCCGTTGGCGGTTTTGCTTTCAATTCCAACAGGAATTTTAGGCGCTTTTGCCGGAGTAAAAGCTGTTGGTTTAGATAACAACATTTACGTTCAGGTCGGGCTCATTATGTTAGTGGGACTTCTTGCTAAAAATGCCATTTTAATTGTAGAGTTTGCACTTCAAAGACGTCTGTCAGGTTTAAGTATTGTTGAAGCGGCAATTGAAGGTGCAAGGTCAAGGTTGCGACCAATTATCATGACTTCGCTTGCCTTTATTGTAGGGATGATTCCGTTGATGTTTGCCGCTGGAGGAACTGCAGTAGGAAACAGATCGATAAGTGTGAGCGCATCAATTGGAATGTTGAGCGGAGTTATTTTGGGAGTTTTTGTGATTCCGTTGCTTTTCATTGTATTTCAATATTTACAGGAAAAAGTTTCGGGCAAGAAAACCGTAGTTCAAACTATAAAAGAATAA
- a CDS encoding efflux RND transporter periplasmic adaptor subunit → MTKQFFQNYKTLNKVVVLLIIIGFSSCGKSGSEADAMAVPKPEVDFFQAKSVTGEVEKKYPGTVEGTVNVDIKAQVSGYLEAIYVKEGDYVNKGQLLFKIKGDVYAEQVNSSRAAYKSALANLANAKLEIEKVKPLVDAKVYSDMQLKTAQANYDAAQAQAAQAKAALGSSQINADFSLIKAPVSGYISRIPNRVGNLVTPSDTVPLTILSDINTVFVYFSMSESDYLTFAKDSKSKKTVSLIMADDSAYDQKGTLEIASGNIDRTTGTIALKAIFPNPKKLLRAGGSARIILNSNLSSVVTVPMASVKDIQDKFFVFVLGKGNKVAMTPIEVAGSSGTNYFVKNGVKSGDKIALNSIDALSDGIEVRAIIK, encoded by the coding sequence ATGACAAAACAATTTTTCCAAAATTATAAAACACTCAATAAGGTTGTAGTTTTATTGATTATCATCGGTTTTTCTTCATGCGGTAAAAGCGGATCAGAAGCAGATGCAATGGCGGTTCCAAAACCGGAAGTAGATTTTTTTCAGGCAAAATCTGTTACAGGTGAAGTGGAGAAAAAATATCCCGGAACTGTAGAAGGAACCGTAAATGTTGATATTAAAGCGCAGGTTTCAGGATACCTTGAAGCAATTTATGTAAAAGAAGGTGATTATGTAAACAAAGGACAATTACTTTTTAAAATTAAAGGAGATGTTTATGCAGAGCAGGTTAACAGCAGTCGTGCAGCTTACAAAAGCGCTTTGGCAAACTTAGCGAATGCTAAACTTGAAATTGAAAAAGTAAAACCTTTGGTTGACGCAAAAGTATATTCGGATATGCAGCTAAAAACGGCACAGGCAAATTACGATGCAGCACAAGCTCAGGCAGCACAAGCAAAAGCAGCTTTAGGATCTTCACAAATAAACGCTGATTTCTCTTTGATAAAAGCTCCGGTAAGCGGTTATATCAGCCGTATTCCAAACCGTGTTGGAAATTTGGTTACGCCATCAGATACTGTTCCGTTGACTATTTTATCAGATATCAATACAGTATTTGTTTATTTCTCGATGAGCGAATCTGATTATCTGACTTTCGCCAAAGATTCAAAATCAAAGAAAACAGTAAGTCTTATTATGGCAGATGATAGTGCATACGATCAAAAAGGAACATTAGAAATTGCGAGTGGAAACATTGACAGAACTACCGGAACAATTGCCTTAAAAGCGATTTTTCCAAATCCTAAAAAACTGTTACGCGCAGGAGGTTCGGCAAGAATTATTTTAAACAGCAATTTGTCTTCTGTTGTAACGGTACCAATGGCAAGCGTGAAGGATATTCAGGATAAGTTTTTTGTTTTTGTTTTAGGCAAAGGCAATAAAGTAGCCATGACACCAATTGAAGTTGCCGGAAGTTCGGGCACAAATTATTTCGTGAAAAACGGTGTAAAAAGCGGTGATAAGATTGCATTAAATTCTATCGATGCGCTAAGTGATGGTATCGAAGTAAGAGCGATAATCAAGTAA
- a CDS encoding adenylate/guanylate cyclase domain-containing protein, producing the protein MKYSLKTFLKLKEYLQIIVLWIMALFFYVFMTYSMISDFYFQEIGSSAVDFLKAELIIAFFVGIFIGTNLFLLQEYVYPRFFKNFGILLMILLRSLLFLITCIIGLIIIAGLNKAHYITIDNLFVLQLSNMWILSFTFYCLIVYVFITLFQVFRRRMGKNYFESLLRGNYMIPVVEYRIFMFLDMYSSTTAAEEAGHYNYSLLLQECFNDLSELLPKYNAEVYQYVGDEAVLTWKVSEGFDRQQCIELYEKFSIRLLERKQFYQKKFGLKPKFKASVNEGLVTVAEIGQIKTEIAYHGDVLSTAARVRDLCNSFKADLLITNSFYEQLSHANQENFIVAGTTLLRGKKKSVTIYMTAE; encoded by the coding sequence ATGAAATATTCCCTAAAAACCTTTTTAAAGCTCAAAGAATACCTGCAGATTATTGTATTATGGATTATGGCGCTGTTTTTCTATGTCTTTATGACGTATAGTATGATTAGCGATTTTTATTTTCAGGAGATTGGATCAAGTGCAGTAGATTTTTTAAAAGCAGAGCTTATCATTGCTTTTTTTGTGGGTATTTTTATTGGTACAAACCTCTTTTTACTACAGGAATATGTGTATCCGAGGTTTTTTAAAAACTTCGGAATCTTACTAATGATTCTGCTTCGAAGCCTTCTTTTTCTAATAACATGTATAATTGGACTTATTATAATTGCAGGACTTAATAAAGCGCATTATATAACAATTGACAATTTATTTGTTTTGCAACTTAGCAATATGTGGATTTTAAGCTTTACATTTTACTGCCTTATTGTTTATGTTTTTATCACTTTATTTCAGGTATTTCGCCGCCGAATGGGGAAAAATTACTTCGAAAGTTTACTTAGAGGAAACTATATGATTCCGGTTGTAGAATACCGAATATTTATGTTTCTCGATATGTATTCTTCAACAACTGCAGCCGAAGAAGCCGGACATTATAATTACAGCCTTTTGCTTCAGGAATGTTTTAATGATTTATCAGAATTGCTTCCAAAGTACAATGCCGAAGTATATCAATATGTAGGCGACGAAGCAGTTTTAACCTGGAAAGTTTCAGAAGGTTTTGACAGACAACAATGCATCGAACTTTACGAGAAATTTTCTATCAGATTGTTAGAAAGAAAGCAGTTTTATCAAAAGAAATTCGGCTTAAAGCCAAAATTTAAAGCTTCGGTAAATGAAGGCCTTGTTACCGTAGCAGAAATTGGTCAGATTAAAACCGAAATTGCATATCACGGCGATGTATTAAGTACAGCGGCAAGAGTACGGGATTTATGCAATAGTTTTAAAGCCGATCTTTTAATTACAAATTCTTTTTATGAGCAGTTGTCTCATGCAAATCAGGAAAACTTTATAGTTGCCGGAACTACGCTTTTACGTGGCAAAAAGAAATCGGTTACGATATACATGACAGCCGAATAA
- a CDS encoding LytTR family DNA-binding domain-containing protein, which yields MKILIVEDESINASRLKRLLEELEPDCEILAIIDTVADSVKWLNSNPAPDLITMDIRLADGLSFSIFDEVEITSPVIFTTAYDEYAIKAFKVNSIDYLMKPIEKNELQFALKKFKSISKVENNATDIAGILKGFMNKPSFRLRFLVTYRDGYKSVDVADIDFIYSEFKTSNLVLKDGTVIPITQTMEELEQELDPDVFFRANRQFFIRVESIKSISNYFNAKLKIQLKLDTEREVIISREKAPVFKQWMDR from the coding sequence ATGAAAATTTTAATTGTAGAAGATGAAAGTATCAACGCCAGCCGTCTAAAAAGATTGTTGGAAGAACTGGAACCCGATTGCGAGATTCTGGCAATTATTGATACCGTTGCAGATTCTGTTAAATGGCTGAATTCAAATCCCGCACCGGATTTAATCACGATGGATATTCGTCTGGCAGACGGATTGAGTTTTTCTATTTTTGATGAAGTCGAAATTACTTCTCCTGTTATTTTTACAACGGCTTATGATGAATATGCCATAAAAGCTTTTAAGGTAAATAGCATTGATTATCTGATGAAGCCAATCGAAAAAAACGAACTTCAATTTGCTTTAAAAAAGTTTAAATCCATTTCGAAAGTTGAAAATAATGCCACAGATATTGCCGGAATTCTGAAAGGTTTTATGAATAAACCTTCTTTTAGATTGCGTTTTTTAGTAACCTATCGCGATGGTTATAAAAGCGTAGATGTCGCCGATATTGATTTTATATATTCTGAATTTAAAACCAGTAATTTAGTGCTTAAAGATGGCACCGTTATTCCAATTACCCAAACAATGGAAGAATTAGAACAGGAACTTGATCCTGATGTTTTTTTTCGCGCCAACAGACAGTTTTTTATTCGGGTAGAAAGTATAAAATCGATCTCAAACTATTTTAATGCAAAGCTCAAAATACAGCTTAAATTAGATACTGAACGTGAAGTAATCATAAGCCGCGAAAAAGCTCCGGTTTTCAAACAATGGATGGATCGCTAA
- a CDS encoding histidine kinase yields MNSSIQNKPSGKNFFYKYYRVIVIPVVFLIYLSSYYFLNPYQDFEHNTLLVIDWTLDIFIILIYCAVLTELSLFVGRTLNYWISWEQKPIFRAFAQFICIILGNILLNYLFSYLWMYLYSWTPLKESELVQIWQSNLMAAILSLFISFIHTSIFLLNRWRVTSEEAAELKVKASELQEAAAKYELESLKLQLDPHFIFNNFSALTELIHEDPKAAASFLENITKVYRYMISNLNKDTITVKEELEFLNAYFYLLKKRQGEKIELKLQIDMSCLDRHLPPLTLQLLVENAVKHNMATVSNPLTISIYSDLGDLVVRNNLQPTAGKSLVSTGIGHKNIEFRYKILHDRMPVFSESNGAYCVRLPLITK; encoded by the coding sequence ATGAATTCAAGTATTCAAAATAAACCATCCGGAAAGAATTTTTTCTATAAATACTATAGAGTTATTGTGATACCGGTGGTTTTCCTGATTTATTTATCATCGTATTATTTTCTGAATCCCTATCAGGATTTTGAGCACAATACTTTATTAGTGATAGATTGGACGCTTGATATATTTATAATTCTGATCTATTGTGCTGTACTTACAGAATTAAGTCTCTTTGTTGGGAGAACCCTAAATTATTGGATCAGTTGGGAACAAAAGCCAATTTTTAGAGCTTTTGCACAGTTTATATGTATTATTTTAGGTAACATTCTTTTAAACTATTTATTCTCTTATTTATGGATGTACTTATACTCTTGGACACCATTAAAAGAGAGCGAACTTGTCCAAATCTGGCAGTCCAATTTAATGGCTGCGATATTATCCCTTTTTATAAGTTTTATCCATACCAGTATATTTTTGCTAAACCGCTGGCGTGTAACATCTGAAGAAGCGGCAGAACTAAAAGTCAAAGCGTCTGAACTTCAGGAAGCTGCAGCAAAATATGAATTAGAGTCTTTAAAACTACAGCTTGATCCGCATTTTATCTTTAATAATTTTAGTGCTTTAACGGAGTTGATTCATGAAGATCCAAAAGCCGCTGCATCATTTTTGGAGAATATTACAAAAGTGTATCGTTATATGATTTCAAACCTAAATAAAGATACGATTACGGTAAAAGAAGAACTTGAATTTTTGAATGCTTATTTTTATCTTTTAAAGAAACGTCAAGGCGAAAAAATCGAATTAAAATTACAAATTGATATGAGTTGTTTAGACCGTCATTTACCGCCATTAACATTGCAGTTATTGGTCGAAAATGCCGTAAAACATAATATGGCAACTGTGTCAAATCCGCTTACGATTTCTATTTATTCAGATCTTGGCGATCTTGTGGTTAGAAATAATCTGCAGCCAACAGCCGGAAAGAGCCTGGTTTCGACAGGAATCGGACATAAAAATATTGAGTTTCGATATAAAATTCTGCACGATAGAATGCCCGTTTTCTCAGAGTCAAATGGGGCTTATTGTGTACGTTTGCCTTTAATTACAAAATAG
- a CDS encoding universal stress protein, with amino-acid sequence MISPLTIIAATNFSEISNNAVTYAAGIAKTAGAKLILFNSFSLSFHSANSLITAENLQKQIEKTAFRLETLSSEIADLYKIEVSSVCTYSFLEDELSYLIGSTAASLVVMGMAERSFEQELMGNSTTAVIKNLNIPVLAVPLKARFHNVKKILYASDTLSLSAIKRFSWIRQIVSDLGAEIEFFSVEEKLNNLKEEQEKILLTSTLEKEFEQVKYMYKSVKSNSVIKEIEKEIKNYDADILVMVPQKYGFWDSLVHKSKTRIMAAGLDIPLLSFPNY; translated from the coding sequence ATGATTTCTCCACTGACTATAATTGCCGCGACAAATTTTTCAGAAATATCAAATAATGCTGTTACTTATGCAGCAGGAATTGCAAAAACTGCAGGAGCCAAGCTGATTCTGTTTAACTCCTTTTCGTTAAGTTTTCACAGTGCTAATTCTCTTATTACTGCAGAAAACTTGCAGAAACAAATTGAAAAAACAGCTTTCCGACTTGAAACATTAAGCTCAGAAATAGCTGATTTATACAAAATAGAAGTTAGTTCTGTCTGCACGTATTCTTTTTTAGAAGATGAACTTTCTTATCTTATTGGCAGTACAGCTGCAAGTCTTGTGGTTATGGGAATGGCAGAGCGTTCTTTTGAACAGGAATTAATGGGAAATTCAACTACAGCTGTCATAAAAAATTTGAATATTCCGGTTTTGGCTGTGCCTTTAAAAGCCCGTTTCCATAATGTCAAAAAAATACTTTATGCTTCTGATACTTTGAGTTTATCAGCAATTAAAAGATTTAGCTGGATAAGGCAGATTGTTAGTGATTTGGGAGCAGAAATTGAGTTCTTTAGCGTAGAAGAAAAACTGAATAATTTAAAAGAAGAACAAGAGAAAATATTGCTGACTTCTACATTAGAAAAAGAATTTGAGCAAGTGAAATACATGTATAAAAGTGTAAAATCAAATTCGGTTATCAAGGAAATAGAGAAAGAAATCAAAAATTATGATGCTGATATTTTAGTAATGGTACCTCAAAAATATGGCTTTTGGGATTCATTAGTTCATAAAAGCAAAACCAGAATTATGGCGGCAGGTCTGGATATTCCGTTATTGTCTTTCCCAAATTATTAG
- a CDS encoding SusD/RagB family nutrient-binding outer membrane lipoprotein — protein MLKKIAYITLFALSLTSCSNDLDEINKNPNATETPLAPYLLTGSLKQGADLYWGSTNNFDSSLLFVQHWAKIQYTEPDRFDVSNTSFTTLWNTGYATLITDLNTILNFSDQQANSNYKGIALTLRSWTFLLLTDAYGSIPYKDAGQKVTPTYNTQKEVYTGLLEDLKKAQSLLATTNGTVTGDLVYKGDILKWKRLVNSLRLRIALRISDREPALAKQAAIDATSDAAGVLSSNADTFQFVYISSPQQNPASAWFETRDDYRISKTLVDKLYALSDPRLPVYAQLPSDATVGKYVGGANGLSNSDANSQGFAKTSKPGKYFLTSTSPAVIASYSETLFNLSEAVARGFIPGDAEQLYKNAITASLNQFGINDATVVSNYLNQADVKYDATNYAKSIGTQKWIAFYGQGLDAFVEWRRLDYPVLTAGPATVLDGQIPSRFFYPGTEQSLNGTSYQAAIATQGKDLLTTKLWFDIK, from the coding sequence ATGCTAAAAAAAATAGCTTATATAACTCTATTTGCATTGTCGCTGACTTCTTGCAGCAACGATTTGGATGAAATAAATAAAAATCCAAATGCAACCGAAACACCTTTGGCACCTTACCTGTTAACAGGATCATTAAAACAGGGCGCTGACTTATATTGGGGTTCAACAAATAACTTTGATTCGTCTTTATTATTTGTTCAGCATTGGGCTAAAATTCAATATACAGAACCGGACAGATTCGATGTATCCAACACGTCTTTTACGACTTTATGGAATACAGGATATGCAACTTTAATTACGGATTTGAACACAATTCTGAATTTTTCTGATCAACAGGCAAATTCAAATTACAAAGGAATTGCACTAACGTTGCGTTCATGGACATTTTTGTTGTTGACAGATGCTTACGGAAGTATTCCTTATAAAGATGCAGGTCAAAAAGTAACACCAACTTATAATACTCAAAAAGAAGTTTATACAGGATTACTTGAAGATTTGAAAAAAGCGCAGTCTTTGCTTGCTACAACAAACGGTACAGTAACAGGAGATTTGGTTTACAAAGGTGATATTTTAAAATGGAAGAGACTGGTAAATTCACTTCGTTTGCGTATTGCGTTGAGAATTTCAGACAGAGAACCTGCTTTGGCAAAACAAGCTGCAATTGATGCAACAAGCGATGCTGCAGGAGTTTTGAGCAGTAATGCTGATACTTTTCAGTTTGTTTACATCAGTTCGCCGCAACAAAATCCGGCTTCGGCATGGTTTGAAACGAGAGATGATTACCGTATTTCAAAAACTTTGGTGGATAAATTATATGCATTATCAGATCCGCGTTTGCCGGTTTATGCACAATTGCCATCTGATGCAACTGTAGGTAAATATGTTGGTGGAGCAAACGGATTATCAAATAGTGATGCTAATAGTCAGGGTTTTGCCAAAACATCGAAACCGGGTAAATATTTCTTAACATCAACTTCTCCAGCTGTAATTGCTTCTTATTCTGAAACATTATTCAATCTTTCTGAAGCTGTAGCGCGTGGTTTTATTCCCGGAGATGCAGAGCAGCTTTACAAAAATGCAATTACTGCTTCATTGAATCAATTTGGTATTAACGATGCAACAGTGGTTTCGAATTACCTTAATCAGGCGGATGTAAAGTACGATGCAACAAATTATGCGAAATCAATTGGTACTCAAAAATGGATTGCATTCTACGGACAAGGGCTTGATGCTTTTGTAGAATGGAGAAGACTTGATTATCCTGTTTTGACAGCTGGTCCTGCAACAGTTTTAGACGGACAGATTCCTTCGCGTTTCTTTTATCCGGGTACTGAGCAATCACTAAATGGAACTAGCTACCAAGCTGCAATAGCAACTCAGGGAAAAGATTTGTTGACTACAAAACTATGGTTTGATATAAAATAA